The following coding sequences lie in one Moritella viscosa genomic window:
- a CDS encoding putative exported protein — MFKLSTIVSAFLLASTSASATSIIDYSFATQNLKKITPELRASTCSAFNKEVMAINRFIIDNDLPTKLVSTNLCTYIHISEGQLENTLSFDSINLYNSTNSWAGAFSEKIDVTQEMELIVFSQPGVTQYLYYSDANAVLKKQGYKVQTPDAYAPGPLGVIYNPSGVGVTAAVFNRSSNAIYVTDAKCSGINSEESCVPGGRQNSKYWILDKISPLNSTDNATVFQTDTTSIGFDFSVTGGLNKDGPSAQISTGFNFGTSSSNGSERKAVNVVVVKEANDSGLKATWYLDPSVISAAPTMGTNSEPTSYEKSDKYFGASAYRDLDLSTNGQWREIINKSNCSPEPDKNNRDIKFTSDLYIERGAYDLEGSGSSARWDYSSDSNFIRKNLSHTVTVRTQCQTDALGGLIRVVLPGILN, encoded by the coding sequence ATGTTTAAATTGAGTACGATAGTGAGTGCCTTTTTATTGGCATCAACTTCAGCATCTGCAACATCTATAATAGATTATAGCTTTGCAACACAGAATCTTAAGAAGATTACACCTGAGTTAAGAGCAAGCACTTGTAGTGCCTTTAATAAAGAAGTAATGGCAATCAATCGATTTATTATCGATAATGATTTGCCAACAAAGCTTGTGTCAACTAATTTGTGTACCTATATCCATATCAGTGAGGGTCAGTTAGAAAATACATTGAGCTTTGATAGCATCAATCTTTATAACAGTACTAATAGTTGGGCGGGGGCATTTAGTGAGAAAATTGACGTAACGCAAGAAATGGAGCTGATTGTTTTTTCTCAGCCTGGAGTGACCCAATATCTTTATTATTCAGATGCCAACGCAGTACTTAAAAAGCAAGGTTATAAAGTACAAACCCCCGATGCATACGCCCCCGGCCCCCTTGGAGTTATATACAACCCCTCTGGAGTCGGTGTAACCGCTGCGGTATTTAACCGAAGCTCTAATGCTATTTACGTCACTGATGCTAAGTGTTCAGGCATTAATTCGGAGGAATCTTGCGTTCCAGGTGGTCGCCAGAATTCTAAATATTGGATTTTAGATAAAATATCTCCTCTAAATTCTACAGATAATGCCACTGTTTTTCAAACTGACACCACATCAATTGGGTTTGATTTTAGCGTAACAGGTGGACTAAATAAAGATGGGCCAAGTGCCCAAATAAGCACAGGCTTTAACTTTGGTACTTCCTCATCAAATGGCAGTGAGCGCAAAGCGGTGAATGTGGTTGTGGTTAAGGAGGCAAATGATTCAGGGCTAAAAGCAACTTGGTATTTAGACCCCAGCGTAATTTCAGCTGCACCCACGATGGGGACAAATAGCGAACCAACAAGTTATGAGAAGTCCGATAAGTATTTTGGCGCATCTGCATACCGAGATTTGGATCTTTCCACTAATGGTCAATGGCGTGAGATTATTAATAAAAGTAATTGCAGCCCAGAGCCAGATAAAAATAATCGAGACATCAAATTTACCAGTGATCTCTATATTGAGCGCGGAGCTTATGATTTAGAAGGTTCAGGATCCAGTGCCAGATGGGATTACAGTTCAGACTCAAATTTTATAAGAAAAAACCTCTCTCACACTGTAACGGTTCGAACGCAGTGTCAAACCGACGCGCTGGGAGGTTTAATTCGTGTAGTGCTTCCTGGAATACTTAACTAA
- a CDS encoding transposase, IS3 family: MNTKFKRPKFTTEFKQGAVKLVTEQGYTRQAAAASLGVSLSAITRWVQAESGTQARPGTKQEGLNLSERNELEILRKENAKLLMEKEILKKAAVFFAKESE, translated from the coding sequence ATGAATACTAAGTTTAAACGTCCGAAATTTACAACTGAATTCAAACAAGGCGCAGTAAAACTCGTTACTGAGCAAGGATATACCAGACAAGCAGCCGCTGCTAGCTTAGGTGTATCGTTAAGTGCAATTACACGCTGGGTTCAAGCAGAAAGCGGCACGCAAGCTAGACCTGGAACCAAACAAGAAGGCCTAAACCTATCCGAACGTAATGAACTTGAAATACTACGTAAAGAAAATGCAAAACTGCTGATGGAGAAAGAAATTTTAAAAAAGGCCGCAGTCTTCTTTGCCAAGGAAAGCGAGTAA